Proteins from a genomic interval of Mycobacterium conspicuum:
- the glnB gene encoding nitrogen regulatory protein P-II has translation MKLVTAIVKPFTLDDVKTSLEEAGVLGMTVSEIQGYGRQKGHTEVYRGAEYSVDFVPKVRIEVVVDDSIVDKVVDSVVRAARTGKIGDGKVWVTPVETIVRVRTGERGTDAL, from the coding sequence ATGAAGCTGGTCACCGCGATCGTGAAGCCGTTCACGCTCGACGACGTCAAGACGAGCCTCGAAGAGGCCGGCGTCCTCGGGATGACCGTCAGCGAAATCCAGGGCTACGGGCGGCAGAAGGGCCACACCGAGGTCTACCGGGGTGCGGAGTACTCGGTCGACTTCGTGCCCAAGGTCCGCATCGAGGTCGTCGTCGACGACTCCATCGTCGACAAAGTCGTCGACAGCGTCGTTAGGGCGGCGCGCACCGGCAAGATCGGTGACGGCAAGGTGTGGGTCACCCCGGTGGAGACCATCGTGCGGGTGCGCACCGGTGAGCGTGGAACCGATGCGCTGTGA
- the ftsY gene encoding signal recognition particle-docking protein FtsY → MSQGLWIAIAVAAALLVIAVLVFGLVRYRRRQISLARPETTALDRSGGYTAASGITLSQGPSTEVLPGVGDDAAIPRDAPKRTISDVALPEPEPPAPEPEPPAPEPEPEPAPPPAPEIEAIAPPEGRLERLRGRLARSQNALGRSVLGLLGGGDLDEDSWQDIEDTLLVADLGPVATESVVSQLRARLASDNVRTAADARAVFRDVLIKELHPDMDRSIRALPHADHPSVLLVVGVNGTGKTTTVGKLARVLVADGRRVVLGAADTFRAAAADQLQTWASRVGAEVVRGAEGADPASVAFDAVDKGIEGGADVVVIDTAGRLHTKVGLMDELDKVKRVVTRRAAVDEVLLVLDATIGQNGLAQARVFADVVDITGAVLTKLDGTAKGGIVFRVQQELGVPVKLVGLGEGPDDLAPFEPAAFVDALLG, encoded by the coding sequence GTGTCCCAAGGTCTTTGGATCGCGATCGCCGTCGCCGCAGCCCTGCTCGTCATCGCCGTGCTCGTCTTTGGCCTGGTGCGTTACCGCCGGCGCCAGATCAGCCTGGCGCGGCCGGAAACCACAGCCTTGGACCGTTCCGGCGGCTACACCGCCGCGTCCGGCATCACCCTGAGCCAGGGCCCGAGCACCGAGGTACTGCCCGGCGTGGGCGACGACGCGGCCATCCCGCGCGACGCGCCCAAACGCACGATCTCCGATGTCGCGCTGCCCGAACCCGAGCCGCCGGCGCCCGAACCCGAGCCGCCGGCGCCCGAACCCGAACCGGAGCCCGCGCCGCCGCCCGCCCCGGAAATCGAGGCGATCGCGCCGCCGGAAGGCCGACTGGAGCGGCTGCGCGGGCGGCTCGCGCGGTCGCAGAACGCGCTGGGGCGCAGCGTGCTGGGCCTGCTCGGCGGCGGCGACCTGGACGAGGACTCCTGGCAGGACATCGAGGACACGCTGTTGGTGGCCGACTTGGGCCCGGTGGCCACCGAGTCGGTGGTGTCGCAACTGCGCGCCCGCCTGGCCAGCGACAATGTCCGCACCGCGGCCGACGCCCGCGCGGTGTTTCGCGACGTGCTGATCAAAGAGCTGCACCCCGACATGGACCGCTCGATCCGCGCGCTGCCGCACGCCGACCACCCGTCGGTGCTGCTGGTGGTCGGCGTCAACGGCACCGGCAAGACCACCACCGTCGGCAAGCTGGCCCGGGTGCTGGTGGCCGACGGACGGCGCGTCGTGCTCGGCGCGGCCGACACCTTCCGGGCCGCCGCCGCCGACCAGCTGCAGACCTGGGCGTCCCGGGTGGGCGCCGAGGTGGTGCGCGGAGCCGAAGGCGCCGACCCGGCGTCGGTGGCGTTCGACGCCGTCGACAAGGGCATCGAAGGTGGCGCGGACGTGGTGGTCATCGACACCGCCGGGCGCCTGCACACCAAGGTCGGGCTGATGGACGAACTCGACAAGGTCAAGCGCGTGGTGACCCGGCGCGCCGCCGTCGACGAGGTGTTGCTGGTGCTCGACGCGACCATCGGGCAGAACGGGTTGGCGCAGGCGCGGGTGTTCGCCGACGTCGTCGACATCACCGGCGCCGTGCTCACCAAGCTGGACGGAACGGCCAAGGGCGGCATCGTTTTCCGCGTCCAACAGGAACTCGGCGTGCCGGTGAAGCTGGTCGGGCTGGGCGAAGGTCCGGACGATTTGGCGCCGTTCGAGCCCGCCGCCTTCGTCGACGCCCTGCTCGGCTAA
- a CDS encoding [protein-PII] uridylyltransferase, with amino-acid sequence MTADRPDPSDAGSACGASDLAASRRQLLSSGRKLSAAELRHAWLELHETWLTAKAAEIGITDGSGFALVGIGGLARRELVPYSDLDLILLHDNVSDDVLERVADGMWYPLWDANVRLDHSVRTIPGTLEVANGDLTAALGLLDARHIAGEERLSAELISGVRAQWRSGIRSRMDELVEMTYARWQRCWRIAQRAEPDLKSGRGGLRDVQLLDALGLAQLIDRRGMGNPDMPAGSLDEAYLTLLDVRTELHLVSGHGRDELLAQFADDVAAGLGVGDRFALARLLSGAGRTIAYHAETGLRTAQNALPRRGISALVRRPKRRPLNEGVVEYDGEIVLARDAQPESDPGLVLRVAAASADTGLPIAAATLSRLAASVPDMPTPWPREALDDLLVVLLAGPTMVNTIETLDRTGLWGRLLPEWDAVRDLPPRDVSHKWTVDRHSVETAVNAAPLATNVARSDLLALGALLHDIGKGRGVDHCVFGADVVIPIGKRLGLAPQDIDLLSKMVRHHLLLPVTATRSDLNDPKVIEAVSETLDSDPQLLELLHTLAEADSKATGPGVWSDWKASLVADLVRRSRLVMAGEPLPQAEPTAPQYLSLTADQGVHVQIQPGEGERMQVAMIAPDERGLVSKAAAVLALNSLRIHSASANTHQGVAITEFVVSPLFGSPPEAGLLRQQFTNALHGDVDVLGALEKRGTDAANSATARAGEIQVGAPLTRSTAPPRILWLDTDAPGQLIVEVRAMDRLGLLALLAQALENAGGEMAWAKVNTFGSTAADVFCVTVPAESGKAEVRAAVEQQLFTVLGAPAEVVVGDPVGD; translated from the coding sequence ATGACAGCCGACCGGCCCGACCCATCGGATGCAGGAAGCGCCTGCGGGGCAAGCGATTTGGCTGCCTCGCGGCGCCAACTGCTTTCTAGCGGTAGGAAACTGAGCGCCGCCGAGCTGCGGCACGCGTGGCTGGAACTGCACGAGACCTGGCTGACGGCGAAAGCCGCCGAGATCGGAATCACCGACGGCAGTGGCTTTGCGCTCGTCGGAATCGGCGGGCTGGCCCGCCGTGAACTGGTGCCGTACTCGGACCTGGACCTGATCCTGTTGCACGACAACGTGTCCGACGACGTGCTGGAACGGGTCGCCGACGGCATGTGGTATCCGTTGTGGGACGCCAATGTTCGGCTCGACCACAGCGTGCGGACCATTCCCGGGACGCTGGAGGTCGCCAATGGGGACCTGACGGCCGCGCTGGGCCTGTTGGACGCGCGCCACATCGCCGGCGAGGAGCGGCTCTCGGCCGAGCTGATCAGCGGGGTCCGGGCGCAATGGCGCAGCGGAATCCGTTCCCGCATGGACGAACTCGTCGAGATGACGTATGCGCGCTGGCAGCGATGCTGGCGGATCGCGCAGCGAGCCGAGCCGGACCTCAAGTCGGGTCGCGGCGGCCTGCGTGACGTCCAGCTGCTCGACGCCCTGGGGCTCGCCCAGCTGATCGACCGCCGCGGCATGGGCAACCCGGACATGCCGGCCGGTTCGCTCGACGAGGCATATCTGACGCTGCTCGACGTCCGCACCGAGCTGCACCTGGTATCCGGCCACGGCCGCGACGAACTGTTGGCTCAGTTCGCCGACGACGTCGCCGCGGGTTTGGGTGTCGGCGATCGATTCGCCTTGGCGCGCCTGCTTTCCGGCGCTGGACGCACCATCGCCTACCACGCCGAAACCGGGCTGCGAACCGCGCAAAACGCGCTGCCCCGCCGCGGCATCTCCGCTTTGGTCCGACGCCCGAAGCGGCGACCGCTGAACGAGGGTGTGGTCGAATACGACGGCGAGATTGTGCTCGCCCGCGACGCGCAACCCGAAAGCGACCCCGGCCTGGTGTTGCGGGTGGCGGCCGCGTCGGCCGACACCGGTTTGCCGATCGCCGCGGCCACGCTGAGCCGACTGGCCGCCAGCGTCCCGGACATGCCCACGCCGTGGCCGCGGGAGGCGTTGGACGACCTGTTGGTCGTGCTGCTGGCCGGGCCGACGATGGTGAACACGATCGAAACGCTGGACCGCACCGGGCTGTGGGGCCGCCTGCTGCCGGAGTGGGACGCGGTTCGCGACCTGCCGCCGCGCGACGTCTCGCACAAATGGACCGTGGACCGCCACAGCGTCGAAACCGCGGTCAACGCAGCGCCATTGGCCACCAACGTCGCGCGCTCGGACCTGCTTGCGCTGGGCGCACTGCTGCATGACATCGGCAAGGGCCGCGGGGTCGACCACTGCGTGTTCGGGGCCGATGTGGTGATCCCGATCGGCAAGCGGCTGGGGCTGGCGCCCCAGGACATCGACCTGCTGTCGAAGATGGTCCGCCACCACCTGCTGCTGCCGGTCACGGCGACCCGAAGCGACCTCAACGACCCGAAAGTGATTGAGGCCGTGTCCGAGACGCTGGACTCCGACCCGCAACTACTGGAACTGTTGCACACGCTGGCCGAGGCGGACTCGAAGGCCACCGGACCCGGAGTATGGAGCGACTGGAAGGCCTCCCTGGTCGCCGACCTGGTGCGCCGCAGCCGGCTGGTGATGGCGGGTGAACCGCTGCCGCAGGCGGAACCCACTGCACCGCAATATCTTTCGCTGACAGCCGATCAGGGCGTGCATGTGCAGATCCAGCCCGGCGAGGGCGAGCGCATGCAGGTGGCGATGATCGCGCCGGATGAGCGGGGGCTGGTGTCGAAGGCCGCCGCGGTGCTCGCGCTGAACTCGTTGCGCATTCATTCGGCGTCGGCCAACACTCACCAGGGTGTCGCGATCACCGAATTCGTGGTGTCGCCGCTGTTCGGTTCGCCGCCGGAGGCGGGCCTGCTGCGCCAGCAGTTCACCAACGCCCTGCACGGCGACGTCGACGTACTGGGCGCGCTGGAGAAGCGCGGCACCGACGCCGCCAACTCGGCGACCGCCCGGGCCGGGGAGATCCAGGTGGGCGCGCCGCTGACCCGGTCCACCGCGCCGCCGCGCATCCTGTGGCTCGACACCGACGCGCCCGGTCAGCTCATCGTCGAGGTCCGCGCGATGGACCGGCTGGGCTTGCTGGCGCTGCTGGCCCAGGCGCTCGAGAACGCCGGAGGCGAGATGGCCTGGGCGAAGGTGAACACCTTCGGATCGACGGCGGCCGACGTGTTCTGTGTGACGGTGCCCGCCGAGTCCGGCAAGGCTGAGGTGCGGGCCGCCGTCGAGCAGCAGCTCTTTACCGTGCTGGGCGCGCCCGCGGAGGTCGTCGTCGGCGACCCAGTGGGCGACTGA
- a CDS encoding alpha/beta hydrolase, producing MLEVIDKGSTSPAHPVPLLFVHGGWHGAWCWDDHFLDFFAEAGYRAVAVSLRGHGASPTDKPLQHVSIADYLDDVRSVADDLSAEGGHPVLIGHSLGGYVIQRYLEDRSAPAAVLVGSLPPSGVLGTALRVWRRRPQMSIKSFNDPTLVKFLYNAKLARGYLFCKDTPEDIVLSCWDRAGPESIRAAMKEPMVRRVQTQRVTTPMLVLGATHDGFVSVRAVRATARAYGTTAEFFAMGHNMMLEPGWREVAGRIDAWLDARQRV from the coding sequence ATGCTCGAGGTGATCGACAAGGGGTCAACCAGCCCGGCGCATCCGGTGCCGCTGCTGTTCGTGCACGGCGGCTGGCACGGCGCGTGGTGTTGGGACGACCACTTCCTGGACTTCTTCGCCGAGGCCGGCTACCGCGCGGTCGCCGTGAGCCTGCGCGGGCACGGCGCCAGCCCGACGGACAAGCCGCTGCAGCACGTGTCCATCGCCGACTACCTCGACGACGTCCGGTCGGTGGCCGACGACTTGAGCGCGGAAGGCGGTCACCCGGTGCTGATCGGCCATTCCCTCGGCGGTTACGTGATCCAGCGCTATCTCGAAGACCGATCGGCGCCGGCCGCCGTGCTGGTGGGGTCGCTGCCCCCGTCCGGGGTGCTGGGGACGGCGCTGCGGGTCTGGCGCCGTCGCCCGCAGATGTCGATCAAGTCGTTCAACGACCCCACCCTGGTCAAGTTCCTGTACAACGCGAAGCTGGCCCGCGGATACCTGTTCTGCAAGGACACCCCCGAGGACATCGTGCTGTCCTGCTGGGACCGCGCCGGACCCGAGAGCATCCGCGCGGCGATGAAGGAACCGATGGTTCGCCGGGTCCAAACCCAGCGGGTCACCACCCCGATGCTGGTCCTCGGCGCCACCCACGACGGCTTCGTCAGCGTCCGCGCGGTGCGCGCCACGGCGCGCGCCTACGGGACCACGGCGGAATTCTTCGCGATGGGGCACAACATGATGCTCGAACCCGGCTGGCGCGAAGTCGCCGGACGCATCGACGCGTGGCTGGACGCCCGCCAGCGTGTATAA
- the htpG gene encoding molecular chaperone HtpG: MAAKVEQLEFQAEARQLLDLMVHSVYSNKDSFLRELISNASDALDKLRLEALRNSELDVDTSDLHIEIEVDKAARTLTVRDNGIGMTREEVVDLIGTLAKSGTAELRQKLREAKSEGASEELIGQFGIGFYSSFMVADKVTLLTRKAGETAATKWESSGEGTYTIESVKKAPQGTSVTLHLKPEDTEDELHDYTAEYKIKELVKRYSDFIAWPIRMDVERRTPPEEEGGEEKVTIETQTINSRKALWAKSKDEVSDEEYKEFYKHIAHAWDDPLEIIPMKAEGTFEYRALLFIPTRAPFDLFNQDAKIGVHLYVKRVFIMDDCDQLMPMYLRFVKGVVDAEDMSLNVSREILQQDRQINAIRRRLTKKVLSAIKEIQTERPDDYRTFWTTFGRVVKEGLMSDFDNRDTLLEISSFASTHSDDEPTTLAEYVSRMKEGQEQIFYATGDSRQQVERSPHLEAFKAKGYEVLLLTDPVDEVWVGMVPEFDGKPLQSVAKGEVDLDAEGESSEAEREEQQKEFADLLSWLKETLDEHVKEVRLSTRLTESPACLITDAFAMTPALARMYKAAGQEVPVGKRILELNPSHPLVTGLRQAHSDRPDDEALAETAELLYGTALLAEGGELDDPARFAGLLADRLTRTL, encoded by the coding sequence ATGGCTGCGAAAGTCGAGCAGTTGGAATTCCAGGCGGAGGCCCGCCAACTCCTGGATCTGATGGTCCATTCGGTCTACTCCAACAAGGATTCGTTTCTGCGGGAGCTGATCTCGAACGCCTCGGACGCGCTGGACAAGCTGCGGCTGGAAGCGCTACGCAACAGCGAGCTCGACGTCGACACCTCCGATCTGCACATCGAGATCGAGGTGGACAAGGCCGCGCGCACGCTGACCGTCCGCGACAACGGGATCGGCATGACGCGCGAGGAGGTCGTGGATCTGATTGGCACGCTCGCCAAGTCGGGCACGGCCGAGCTGCGGCAGAAGCTGCGTGAAGCCAAGAGTGAAGGCGCATCGGAGGAACTGATCGGTCAGTTCGGGATCGGCTTCTACTCGAGCTTCATGGTGGCCGACAAGGTCACGCTGCTCACCCGCAAGGCCGGCGAGACCGCAGCGACCAAATGGGAATCCAGCGGCGAGGGCACCTACACCATCGAGTCGGTCAAGAAGGCGCCGCAGGGCACGTCGGTCACGCTGCACCTCAAACCCGAAGACACCGAGGACGAGCTGCACGACTACACCGCCGAATACAAGATCAAGGAACTGGTCAAGCGCTACTCCGACTTCATCGCGTGGCCGATCCGGATGGACGTCGAGCGCCGCACGCCCCCAGAAGAAGAGGGGGGCGAAGAAAAGGTCACCATCGAAACCCAGACCATCAACTCGCGCAAGGCGTTGTGGGCCAAGTCGAAAGACGAGGTCTCCGACGAGGAGTACAAGGAGTTCTACAAGCACATCGCCCACGCCTGGGACGACCCCCTCGAGATCATCCCGATGAAGGCCGAGGGCACCTTCGAGTACCGTGCCCTGCTGTTCATCCCGACGCGCGCCCCGTTCGACCTGTTCAACCAGGACGCCAAGATCGGGGTGCACCTGTACGTCAAGCGCGTCTTCATCATGGACGACTGCGACCAGCTGATGCCGATGTACCTGCGCTTCGTCAAGGGCGTCGTCGACGCGGAAGACATGTCGCTCAACGTATCCCGCGAGATCCTGCAGCAGGATCGGCAGATCAACGCGATCCGTCGCCGGCTGACCAAAAAGGTTCTCTCGGCGATCAAGGAGATCCAGACCGAGCGGCCCGACGATTACCGCACGTTCTGGACCACGTTCGGCCGGGTCGTCAAAGAGGGCCTGATGTCGGACTTCGACAACCGCGACACGCTGCTGGAGATCTCCTCGTTCGCCTCGACGCACAGCGACGACGAACCCACCACGCTGGCCGAGTACGTCAGCCGGATGAAGGAGGGCCAGGAGCAGATCTTCTACGCCACCGGCGATTCGCGTCAGCAGGTGGAGCGCTCGCCGCACCTGGAGGCGTTCAAGGCCAAGGGCTACGAGGTGCTGCTGCTCACCGACCCGGTCGACGAGGTCTGGGTCGGCATGGTGCCCGAGTTCGACGGCAAGCCGCTGCAGTCGGTCGCCAAGGGCGAGGTGGACCTGGACGCCGAGGGCGAGTCCAGCGAGGCCGAGCGCGAGGAGCAGCAGAAGGAGTTCGCCGACCTGCTGAGCTGGTTGAAGGAGACGCTGGACGAGCACGTCAAGGAGGTGCGGTTGTCCACCCGCCTGACCGAGTCGCCGGCCTGCCTGATCACCGACGCCTTCGCCATGACACCGGCGCTGGCGCGGATGTATAAGGCCGCCGGGCAAGAGGTTCCGGTGGGCAAGCGGATCCTGGAGCTCAACCCGAGCCACCCGCTTGTCACCGGCTTGCGTCAGGCGCACAGCGATCGGCCCGACGATGAGGCCCTTGCCGAGACGGCCGAATTGTTGTATGGCACCGCCCTGCTCGCCGAGGGCGGGGAACTCGATGACCCGGCCCGGTTCGCCGGGCTGCTCGCCGACCGGTTGACCCGCACCCTGTAA
- a CDS encoding DEAD/DEAH box helicase, which produces MVKYLAASPRDFLAVATPGSGKTTFALRVVAELLAQRAVEQITVVVPTEHLKVQWARAAADHGLALDPKFSNTNPVASPEYHGVMVTYAQVAAHPTLHRVRTEQRKTLVVFDEIHHGGDAKTWGDAIREAFGDATRRLALTGTPFRSDDSPIPFVTYTPGPDGISRSEADHNYGYAEALADGVVRPVVFLAYSGEARWRDSAGDEHAARLGEPLSAEQTARAWRTALDPAGQWMPAVIAAADQRLRQLRTHIPDAGGMIIASDQKAARAYARLLTEITSEAPTLVLSDDPGSSTRITQFAEGTSRWLVAVRMVSEGVDVPRLSVGIYATSASTPLFFAQAVGRFVRSRRAGETASIFLPSVPNLLQLASELEAERNHVLGQPHRESLDDPLLEDPAVATQSEKTDETGFTALGADAELDQVIFDGSSFGTATPAGSEEEADYLGIPGLLDAEQMRALLHRRQDEQLQKRAQRDQETGRPAAPLTTHGQLRELRRELNALVSVAHHRTGKPHGWIHNELRRRCGGPPIAAASRDQLKARIEAVRQLNAEQ; this is translated from the coding sequence ATGGTGAAATACCTGGCCGCCTCCCCGCGCGATTTTCTGGCCGTCGCCACGCCCGGGTCGGGGAAGACGACCTTCGCGCTGCGGGTGGTCGCCGAGCTGCTGGCGCAGCGCGCCGTCGAGCAGATCACCGTCGTCGTGCCCACCGAGCATCTCAAGGTGCAGTGGGCCCGGGCCGCGGCCGACCACGGCTTGGCGCTGGACCCGAAGTTCTCCAACACCAATCCGGTGGCCTCGCCGGAGTACCACGGCGTGATGGTCACCTACGCTCAGGTCGCGGCGCACCCGACGCTGCACCGGGTGCGCACCGAGCAGCGCAAGACCCTGGTCGTGTTCGACGAGATCCACCACGGAGGTGACGCCAAGACGTGGGGCGACGCGATCAGGGAAGCGTTCGGTGACGCCACCCGCCGACTTGCGTTGACGGGCACGCCCTTTCGCAGCGACGACAGTCCGATCCCGTTCGTCACCTACACGCCCGGCCCGGACGGGATCTCGCGTTCGGAGGCCGACCACAACTACGGGTATGCCGAAGCCCTCGCCGACGGCGTGGTGCGGCCGGTGGTGTTCCTCGCCTACTCCGGGGAGGCGCGCTGGCGCGACAGCGCCGGCGACGAGCACGCGGCGCGGCTGGGTGAGCCGCTGTCCGCCGAGCAGACCGCGCGGGCCTGGCGGACCGCGCTGGACCCGGCCGGTCAATGGATGCCCGCGGTGATCGCGGCCGCCGACCAACGGCTGCGCCAGTTGCGCACGCACATCCCCGACGCCGGCGGCATGATCATCGCTTCCGATCAGAAAGCGGCCCGCGCCTACGCGCGGCTGCTGACCGAGATCACGTCCGAAGCCCCGACGCTGGTGCTGTCCGATGACCCCGGATCATCAACGCGTATAACACAATTCGCCGAAGGCACCAGCCGCTGGCTGGTCGCGGTGCGCATGGTGTCCGAGGGTGTCGACGTGCCACGGCTGTCGGTCGGGATCTATGCCACCAGCGCCTCGACGCCGCTGTTCTTCGCGCAGGCCGTCGGGCGGTTCGTGCGGTCCCGCCGGGCGGGCGAAACCGCGAGCATCTTCTTGCCGTCGGTGCCCAATCTGCTGCAGTTGGCCAGCGAGCTAGAGGCCGAGCGCAATCACGTGCTGGGCCAACCGCATCGCGAGTCCCTGGACGATCCGCTGCTCGAGGATCCCGCCGTCGCAACCCAATCCGAGAAAACCGACGAGACCGGCTTCACCGCATTGGGCGCCGACGCGGAACTGGATCAGGTCATTTTCGACGGGTCCTCGTTCGGCACGGCCACGCCGGCCGGCAGCGAGGAGGAGGCCGACTACCTCGGCATCCCCGGGCTGCTCGACGCCGAACAGATGCGGGCCCTGTTGCACCGCCGCCAGGACGAGCAGCTGCAAAAGCGGGCCCAGCGTGACCAGGAGACCGGGCGGCCGGCCGCGCCGCTGACCACGCACGGCCAACTGCGTGAGTTGCGCCGCGAACTCAACGCTTTGGTGTCGGTGGCCCACCACCGCACCGGCAAGCCGCACGGCTGGATTCACAACGAGCTGCGGCGCCGCTGCGGTGGACCCCCGATCGCGGCGGCGAGCCGCGACCAGCTCAAGGCGCGCATCGAAGCCGTGCGCCAACTCAACGCGGAGCAGTGA
- a CDS encoding ammonium transporter: protein MGQPDTGDTAWMLASSALVLLMTPGLAFFYGGMVRTRSVLNMIMMSISAMGVVTVLWVLYGYSMSFGDSKGGIVGNPGDYWGLKGLIGGNAVKADPSKAQAAVDIPLAGTMPATVFVAFQLMFAIITVALISGAVADRLKFSAWLVFAGLWATLVYFPVAHWVFAADGFASEHGGWINNKLHAIDFAGGTAVHINSGAAGLALALVLGKRKGWPTTLFRPHNLPFVMLGAGLLWFGWFGFNAGSATSSNGSAGSTFMTTTIATAAAMLAWLLTERIRDGHATTLGAASGIVAGLVAITPSCSSVNVLGALVIGFVGGVVCALAVGLKFKFGFDDSLDVVGVHMVGGLTGTLLVGLVAAPESTAINGVSAVSKGLFYGGGWSQLERQAVGAFSVLFYSFIVTLILAFILKYTIGIRLGAEEEAGGIDEAEHAETAYEFAAVGASAIPHRIGAEAGANGLDVRAGEKVEAE, encoded by the coding sequence ATGGGCCAGCCCGATACCGGCGACACTGCCTGGATGCTGGCGAGTTCCGCGCTGGTGTTGTTGATGACGCCGGGCCTGGCGTTTTTCTATGGCGGCATGGTGCGCACCCGAAGCGTGCTCAACATGATCATGATGAGCATCAGCGCGATGGGTGTGGTGACCGTGCTGTGGGTGCTCTACGGCTATTCGATGTCGTTTGGCGATAGCAAGGGCGGCATCGTCGGCAACCCGGGTGACTACTGGGGCCTTAAGGGCCTCATCGGGGGCAACGCCGTCAAAGCCGATCCGAGCAAAGCGCAGGCGGCCGTGGACATTCCGTTGGCCGGCACGATGCCCGCCACCGTGTTCGTGGCCTTCCAGCTAATGTTCGCGATCATCACCGTCGCCCTGATCTCGGGCGCCGTGGCCGACCGGCTGAAGTTCAGCGCTTGGCTGGTGTTCGCCGGCCTGTGGGCGACGTTGGTGTACTTCCCGGTCGCGCACTGGGTGTTCGCGGCCGACGGCTTCGCCTCCGAGCACGGCGGCTGGATCAACAACAAGCTGCATGCGATCGACTTCGCCGGCGGAACAGCGGTCCATATCAACTCCGGTGCGGCGGGCCTAGCCCTGGCCCTGGTGCTGGGCAAGCGCAAGGGCTGGCCCACGACGCTGTTCCGGCCGCACAACCTGCCGTTCGTGATGCTCGGCGCCGGGTTGCTGTGGTTCGGCTGGTTCGGGTTCAACGCCGGATCGGCGACCAGCTCCAACGGTTCGGCCGGTTCGACGTTCATGACCACGACGATCGCCACCGCCGCCGCCATGCTGGCCTGGCTGCTCACCGAGCGCATCCGGGACGGGCACGCCACCACGCTGGGCGCGGCGTCGGGCATTGTCGCCGGCCTGGTGGCCATCACGCCGTCGTGCTCGTCGGTCAACGTGTTGGGCGCGCTGGTGATCGGCTTTGTCGGCGGCGTGGTGTGCGCGCTCGCGGTCGGGCTGAAGTTCAAGTTCGGCTTCGACGACTCGCTCGACGTGGTCGGCGTGCACATGGTCGGTGGTTTGACGGGCACGCTGCTGGTCGGTCTGGTCGCCGCCCCGGAGAGCACGGCCATCAATGGTGTGAGCGCGGTTTCCAAGGGCCTGTTCTACGGCGGTGGATGGTCGCAGCTGGAGCGGCAGGCGGTCGGCGCGTTCAGCGTCCTCTTCTACTCCTTCATCGTTACCCTTATCCTTGCTTTCATCCTGAAGTACACCATCGGGATCAGGCTCGGTGCTGAGGAGGAGGCCGGCGGCATCGACGAGGCCGAGCACGCAGAAACAGCCTACGAATTCGCCGCCGTCGGGGCCTCGGCCATTCCGCACCGCATCGGCGCGGAGGCAGGCGCGAACGGACTCGACGTGCGAGCGGGCGAGAAAGTGGAGGCAGAGTAG